Proteins encoded within one genomic window of Amycolatopsis sp. 2-15:
- a CDS encoding LolA family protein, which yields MDPKKKAITAAVVGTALGVGGLVVVAMPASAGDAPKLPQISAEDLVQSVMTANPGPFDGTVSVSNDLGLPAMGAVGGAVPGMSALNIDSAHVFSDGAGKAKISLTNGASQETIVRDGTTVWDYHSSNNSATKTTIPADLATKHDMGAGEMADPATATKELLAKVRENSTVSVDGTANVADRPAYELVFTPKPTERTLLREIRVAVDSQTRMPLRLSVLSNGTTAPALQVAFTDVKFAPQSADLFAFTPPQGAKVTEKTAKVDDQTKAMADEAKQDTELVGDGWDTVITGKVPADALSGKKPAGASGAEGRNADPQQLRSRFAKRVNGAWGSGYLFTTKVGGAVLTDDGRFAAGAVPEQVLYEALGQK from the coding sequence ATGGATCCGAAGAAGAAGGCCATCACCGCGGCCGTCGTCGGCACCGCGCTGGGGGTCGGGGGGCTCGTGGTGGTCGCGATGCCGGCTTCGGCCGGCGACGCGCCGAAGCTGCCGCAGATCAGCGCCGAGGACCTGGTGCAGTCGGTCATGACGGCCAACCCCGGTCCGTTCGACGGCACCGTGAGCGTGAGCAACGACCTCGGCCTGCCCGCCATGGGCGCGGTCGGCGGCGCGGTCCCGGGGATGAGCGCGCTGAACATCGACTCCGCGCACGTGTTCAGCGACGGCGCCGGCAAGGCCAAGATCTCGCTGACCAACGGCGCTTCGCAGGAGACGATCGTCCGCGACGGCACCACGGTGTGGGATTACCACTCCAGCAACAACTCGGCCACGAAGACGACCATCCCGGCCGACCTCGCCACGAAGCACGACATGGGTGCGGGCGAGATGGCCGACCCGGCCACGGCGACCAAGGAACTGCTGGCCAAGGTGCGCGAGAACAGCACCGTCTCCGTGGACGGCACGGCGAACGTCGCCGACCGCCCGGCCTACGAGCTGGTCTTCACCCCGAAGCCGACCGAACGCACGCTGCTGCGCGAAATCCGCGTGGCCGTGGACTCGCAGACGCGCATGCCGCTGCGGCTTTCCGTGCTGAGCAACGGAACCACGGCGCCGGCGCTGCAGGTGGCGTTCACCGACGTGAAGTTCGCGCCGCAGTCGGCCGACCTGTTCGCCTTCACCCCGCCGCAGGGCGCCAAGGTGACGGAGAAGACCGCGAAGGTCGACGACCAGACCAAGGCGATGGCCGACGAGGCCAAGCAGGACACCGAGCTCGTCGGTGACGGCTGGGACACCGTCATCACGGGCAAGGTGCCGGCCGACGCGCTGTCCGGCAAGAAGCCGGCCGGTGCTTCCGGTGCCGAGGGCCGCAACGCCGACCCGCAGCAGCTGCGCAGCCGTTTCGCCAAGCGCGTGAACGGCGCCTGGGGCAGCGGCTACCTGTTCACCACCAAGGTCGGCGGCGCGGTGCTGACCGACGACGGGCGGTTCGCCGCCGGTGCGGTGCCGGAGCAGGTGCTCTACGAAGCGCTGGGCCAGAAGTGA
- a CDS encoding response regulator transcription factor: MMKFVKPRVLVVDDEPGVLKALQRGLRAEDMDVVTAADGPSGLRLARTGAFDVVLLDIMLPGLSGYRVLQQLRAENVTTPVLLVSAKDGEIDQADGLDLGADGYLVKPFSFVVLVAQVRAVLRRAGPDASRGTLRLGALEVDRALRQVRWDGTEVPLSPREFGLLEVLVSRAGTVVTKDELLRAVWGEEQAVTRNLVEVYVGYVRRKLDAVGAGALLRTVRGHGYLASDAQLDEVM; the protein is encoded by the coding sequence ATGATGAAGTTCGTGAAACCTCGGGTGCTGGTGGTCGACGACGAGCCGGGCGTGCTCAAGGCGCTGCAACGCGGCCTGCGCGCGGAGGACATGGACGTGGTCACGGCGGCCGACGGCCCGTCCGGGCTGCGGCTGGCGCGCACCGGCGCGTTCGACGTGGTGCTGCTCGACATCATGCTGCCCGGCCTGTCCGGCTACCGCGTGCTGCAGCAGCTGCGCGCGGAGAACGTGACGACGCCGGTGCTGCTCGTGTCCGCCAAGGACGGGGAGATCGACCAGGCCGACGGGCTCGACCTCGGCGCCGACGGTTACCTCGTGAAGCCGTTCTCCTTCGTCGTGCTGGTCGCGCAGGTGCGCGCGGTGCTGCGGCGCGCCGGGCCCGACGCTTCGCGCGGCACGCTGCGGCTCGGCGCGCTGGAGGTGGACCGTGCGCTGCGGCAGGTGCGCTGGGACGGCACCGAGGTGCCGCTGTCGCCGCGCGAGTTCGGGCTGCTGGAGGTGCTCGTGAGCCGCGCCGGCACCGTCGTCACGAAGGACGAGCTGCTGCGTGCGGTCTGGGGCGAGGAACAAGCCGTGACGCGCAACCTCGTGGAGGTCTACGTCGGCTACGTGCGGCGCAAGCTCGACGCGGTTGGCGCCGGCGCGCTGCTGCGGACCGTGCGCGGCCACGGTTACCTCGCGTCCGACGCGCAGCTGGACGAGGTCATGTGA
- a CDS encoding sensor histidine kinase translates to MIGTPSWWRGRSLQVRITVLATTITLACLLSLATLAASRLEPLLVDSVDHELMAALGPASASVAVGRPPAGADPVSVRVLDISGAPVDGQPRPPLSGDAIGQLKAGVPVRTDGDRWRGQVVSAPDGSQRLVVAGAGLVGFAAAVHSGGLWLVIVALVGAVVAGLATWLVVRFALRPVARMRGLVRSLPPRSRLPLPTSHDELRALAEEFNALLARQEEVSSRLRRFTGDAAHELRSPVASIRVQAEVAVANPDPELAQETLTDILAEAERLSALLDGLLSLARSDAGEVPPAEPVELVTQVRAAVRRLPAGAPEARVSAAVTQAWALATHSEVELVLDNLLRNACRYARGQIVVSVLASRSDVRVVVDDDGPGIAPEHRAKVFDRFYRVADDRARSSGGTGLGLAMVAEAVRRRGGRVRVGESPDGGARFEVKWRADRAAATG, encoded by the coding sequence GTGATCGGCACACCGTCCTGGTGGCGGGGCCGGTCGCTGCAGGTCCGGATCACGGTGCTGGCCACCACGATCACGCTCGCCTGCCTGCTCAGCCTCGCCACGCTCGCCGCCAGCCGGCTCGAACCGCTGCTCGTCGATTCCGTGGACCACGAGCTCATGGCCGCGCTCGGACCCGCGTCGGCCTCGGTCGCGGTGGGCCGGCCGCCGGCGGGCGCCGACCCGGTTTCGGTGCGCGTGCTGGACATTTCAGGCGCGCCGGTCGACGGTCAGCCCCGCCCGCCGTTGAGCGGCGACGCGATCGGGCAGCTCAAGGCGGGCGTGCCCGTGCGGACGGACGGCGACCGCTGGCGGGGCCAGGTCGTGAGCGCGCCGGACGGCAGCCAGCGGCTGGTCGTCGCGGGCGCGGGCCTCGTCGGGTTCGCGGCGGCCGTGCATTCCGGTGGGTTGTGGCTGGTGATCGTCGCGCTGGTCGGCGCGGTGGTGGCGGGGCTCGCAACGTGGCTCGTGGTGCGCTTCGCGCTGCGGCCGGTGGCCCGGATGCGGGGCTTGGTGCGCTCGTTGCCGCCGCGGTCGCGGCTGCCGCTGCCGACGTCGCACGACGAGCTGCGTGCGCTGGCGGAGGAGTTCAACGCGTTGCTCGCCCGGCAGGAAGAGGTGAGCAGCCGGCTTCGCCGCTTCACCGGCGACGCGGCGCACGAGCTGCGTTCGCCCGTCGCGTCGATCCGGGTGCAGGCCGAGGTCGCCGTGGCGAACCCGGACCCGGAGCTGGCGCAGGAGACGCTCACGGACATCCTCGCCGAGGCCGAACGGCTGTCCGCGCTGCTCGACGGACTGCTGTCGCTCGCCCGGTCCGACGCCGGCGAGGTGCCGCCCGCCGAACCGGTGGAGCTGGTCACGCAGGTTCGCGCGGCCGTACGCCGGCTGCCGGCGGGCGCGCCCGAGGCGCGGGTGAGCGCCGCCGTCACGCAGGCGTGGGCGCTCGCGACGCACTCGGAGGTGGAGCTGGTGCTCGACAACCTCCTGCGCAACGCCTGCCGCTACGCCCGCGGCCAGATCGTGGTGTCCGTGCTCGCCTCGCGCTCCGACGTGCGCGTGGTGGTGGACGACGACGGCCCCGGTATCGCGCCCGAGCACCGCGCCAAGGTGTTCGACCGCTTCTACCGCGTGGCCGACGACCGCGCGCGTTCGTCCGGCGGAACCGGCCTGGGCCTGGCGATGGTCGCCGAAGCCGTGCGCCGGCGGGGCGGGCGTGTGCGCGTGGGGGAGTCGCCGGACGGGGGTGCGCGCTTCGAGGTCAAGTGGCGCGCGGATCGGGCCGCGGCAACCGGGTGA
- a CDS encoding (deoxy)nucleoside triphosphate pyrophosphohydrolase — translation MDGVIVGAALVRDGKLLTQQRAWPPHHAGQWELPGGRVEEGETDSYALARECQEELDVAVTVGGRVGDEVPLPGGKVLRVYSAALISPGDEPRAVEHTALRWVGPDELDDVDWLPADRGLIPALRALLIS, via the coding sequence ATGGACGGGGTCATCGTCGGGGCGGCGCTGGTGCGCGACGGGAAGTTGCTCACCCAGCAGCGGGCGTGGCCGCCGCACCACGCGGGACAGTGGGAGCTGCCGGGCGGACGCGTCGAAGAGGGCGAGACCGACTCGTACGCGCTGGCCCGTGAGTGCCAGGAGGAGCTCGACGTCGCCGTCACGGTGGGCGGGCGCGTCGGTGACGAGGTGCCGTTGCCGGGCGGGAAGGTGCTGCGCGTGTACTCCGCCGCGTTGATCTCCCCGGGCGACGAGCCGCGCGCGGTCGAGCACACGGCTTTGCGCTGGGTCGGGCCGGACGAGCTCGACGACGTGGACTGGCTGCCGGCGGATCGCGGCTTGATCCCGGCGTTGCGTGCGTTGCTGATCAGCTGA
- the trpS gene encoding tryptophan--tRNA ligase produces MVQLSGITPSGHVHLGNHLGALRRFASDSEPDDLFFVSDLHAMTTAHNPAKLRALATEQLAVMVATGVDPERVFVQSDIAKELGALTWILECTCSYGEAARMIQFKEKAKGQAGVRLSLLTYPVLMAADILLQGASDVPVGEDQSQHVELARTLARRFNSTYGDVFTVPRAVLPPTGARVKDLAEPTRKMSKSAHDAAGVVFVLDEPDQVRRKIRRARTDGGSVPAYAPESRPGISNLLDLLAACTGRDPNELADEYPSYGVLKDAVADAVIEELRPVRERTMALLADTAELERVRKAGAIRAAERGDHRLSSALRLIGAG; encoded by the coding sequence GTGGTCCAGTTATCCGGCATCACCCCGTCCGGGCACGTGCACCTCGGCAACCATCTGGGCGCGCTGCGCCGCTTCGCGTCCGACAGTGAGCCCGACGACCTGTTTTTCGTCTCCGACCTGCACGCGATGACCACCGCGCACAACCCCGCGAAGCTGCGCGCCCTCGCCACGGAACAGCTGGCGGTGATGGTGGCGACCGGGGTGGACCCCGAGCGCGTGTTCGTGCAGTCGGACATCGCGAAGGAGCTGGGCGCGCTGACCTGGATCCTCGAGTGCACCTGCTCCTACGGCGAGGCCGCGCGCATGATCCAGTTCAAGGAGAAGGCGAAAGGCCAGGCCGGCGTGCGGCTGAGCCTGCTCACCTATCCCGTGCTGATGGCCGCGGACATCCTGCTGCAGGGCGCGTCCGACGTGCCGGTCGGCGAGGACCAGAGCCAGCACGTGGAGCTCGCCCGCACACTGGCCAGGCGGTTCAACTCCACCTACGGCGACGTGTTCACCGTGCCACGGGCGGTGCTGCCGCCCACCGGCGCGCGGGTGAAGGACCTGGCCGAGCCGACGCGCAAGATGTCCAAGTCGGCGCACGACGCCGCGGGCGTGGTCTTCGTACTCGACGAGCCGGACCAGGTGCGCCGCAAGATCCGCCGCGCGCGCACCGACGGCGGGTCCGTGCCCGCGTACGCCCCGGAGAGCCGGCCGGGCATCTCGAACCTGCTGGACCTCCTCGCCGCCTGCACCGGCCGCGACCCGAACGAGCTGGCCGACGAGTACCCGTCCTACGGCGTGCTCAAGGACGCGGTCGCCGACGCCGTGATCGAGGAGCTGCGCCCGGTGCGCGAACGCACGATGGCCCTGCTCGCCGACACCGCGGAGCTCGAACGCGTCCGCAAGGCCGGCGCCATCCGCGCCGCCGAACGCGGCGACCACCGGCTGTCCTCGGCGCTGCGCCTGATCGGCGCCGGCTGA
- a CDS encoding YciI family protein produces MFVVLLTYTAPIEEIDLALPDHAEWLGKQYDHGHFLASGRQNPRTGGVIITRPMARGKLDAILATDPFATQHLAQYQVIEFSPTKTAPELRLVNEAVAH; encoded by the coding sequence ATGTTCGTCGTCTTGCTCACCTACACCGCGCCCATCGAGGAGATCGACCTGGCGCTGCCGGACCACGCCGAGTGGCTCGGCAAGCAGTACGACCACGGTCATTTCCTGGCCTCCGGCCGCCAGAACCCGCGTACGGGCGGCGTGATCATCACGCGCCCGATGGCGCGCGGGAAGCTCGACGCCATCCTGGCCACGGACCCCTTCGCGACGCAGCACCTCGCGCAATACCAGGTGATCGAGTTCTCACCGACGAAGACGGCACCCGAGTTGCGCCTGGTCAACGAGGCCGTGGCGCACTGA
- the typA gene encoding translational GTPase TypA has product MPAASATAVETGRASGKTRPDLRNVAIVAHVDHGKTTLVDAMLRQSGAFAERAELVDRVMDSGELEREKGITILAKNTSIHRQTPDGQVTINVIDTPGHADFGGEVERGLAMVDGVVLLVDASEGPLPQTRFVLRKTLEAGLPVILLVNKTDRPDARIAEVVEETHDLLLELASDIEDADHDAILDLPVVYASARAGKASLERPADGEIPESENLDPLFDTLLRHVPPPAADLDAPLQALVTNLDASNFLGRIALIRIHAGKLRKGQTVAWMREDGTVQNVRISELLVTEALTRVPATEASAGELVAIAGIPEITIGDTLADADNPVALPRITVDEPAISMTIGVNTSPLAGRNGGDKVTARLVKARLDQELIGNVSIRVLPTERPDTWEVQGRGELALAILVEQMRREGFELTVGKPQVVLRTIDGKLHEPFERLYIDSPEEHLGAITQLLAARKGRMEDMSGNGSGRIKLEYVLPSRGLISFRTDFLTETRGTGIANHVFEGYFPWAGEIRTRHSGSLVADRTGPVTAYAMIQLADRGTFFVEPGAEVYEGMVVGENPRFEDLDINITKEKKLTNMRQSSADVMETLARPRKMGLEEALEFCSVDECVEVAPEVVRVRKVTLDINTRAKERSRAKSRDNG; this is encoded by the coding sequence GTGCCCGCAGCCAGCGCCACCGCAGTCGAAACCGGCCGCGCGTCCGGCAAGACCCGGCCCGACCTGCGCAACGTCGCCATCGTCGCACACGTCGACCACGGCAAGACGACCCTGGTCGACGCCATGCTCCGGCAGTCCGGCGCCTTCGCCGAACGCGCCGAGCTCGTCGACCGAGTCATGGACTCCGGTGAGCTCGAGCGCGAAAAGGGCATCACCATCCTCGCGAAGAACACCTCCATCCACCGCCAGACCCCCGACGGCCAGGTCACGATCAACGTGATCGACACCCCGGGCCACGCCGACTTCGGCGGCGAGGTCGAGCGCGGCCTGGCGATGGTCGACGGCGTGGTGCTGCTCGTCGACGCGAGCGAGGGCCCGCTGCCGCAGACCCGCTTCGTGCTCCGCAAGACCCTCGAGGCCGGCCTGCCGGTGATCCTGCTGGTGAACAAGACCGACCGCCCCGACGCCCGGATCGCCGAGGTCGTCGAGGAGACCCACGACCTGCTGCTCGAGCTGGCCAGCGACATCGAGGACGCCGACCACGACGCGATCCTCGACCTGCCCGTGGTCTACGCCTCCGCGCGCGCCGGCAAGGCGAGCCTGGAGCGGCCCGCCGACGGCGAGATCCCCGAGAGCGAGAACCTCGACCCGCTGTTCGACACCCTGCTGCGCCACGTGCCGCCGCCCGCCGCGGACCTCGACGCGCCGCTGCAGGCGCTGGTCACCAACCTCGACGCGTCCAACTTCCTCGGCCGCATCGCGCTGATCCGCATCCACGCCGGCAAGCTGCGCAAGGGCCAGACCGTGGCCTGGATGCGCGAAGACGGCACGGTGCAGAACGTGCGCATCTCCGAGCTGCTCGTCACCGAGGCGCTCACCCGCGTGCCCGCGACGGAGGCGAGCGCCGGTGAGCTGGTCGCCATCGCCGGCATCCCGGAGATCACGATCGGCGACACGCTGGCCGACGCCGACAACCCGGTGGCGCTGCCCCGGATCACCGTCGACGAGCCCGCGATCTCGATGACCATCGGCGTGAACACCTCGCCGCTGGCGGGGCGCAACGGCGGGGACAAGGTCACCGCGCGCCTGGTGAAGGCACGCCTGGACCAGGAGCTGATCGGTAACGTCTCGATCCGCGTGCTGCCGACCGAGCGCCCCGACACCTGGGAGGTCCAGGGCCGTGGCGAGCTGGCGCTGGCCATCCTCGTCGAGCAGATGCGCCGCGAAGGCTTCGAGCTGACCGTCGGCAAGCCGCAGGTGGTGCTGCGCACGATCGACGGCAAGCTGCACGAGCCGTTCGAGCGCCTGTACATCGACTCGCCGGAAGAGCACCTCGGCGCGATCACCCAGCTGCTCGCGGCGCGCAAGGGCCGCATGGAGGACATGAGCGGCAACGGCAGCGGCCGGATCAAGCTCGAGTACGTGCTCCCGTCGCGCGGCCTGATCAGCTTCCGCACCGACTTCCTCACCGAGACGCGTGGCACCGGCATCGCGAACCACGTGTTCGAGGGCTACTTCCCGTGGGCGGGCGAGATCCGCACCCGCCACAGCGGCTCGTTGGTCGCCGACCGCACCGGCCCCGTCACCGCGTACGCGATGATCCAGCTGGCCGACCGCGGCACCTTCTTCGTCGAGCCGGGCGCCGAGGTGTACGAGGGCATGGTCGTGGGCGAGAACCCGCGCTTCGAGGACCTCGACATCAACATCACCAAGGAGAAGAAGCTGACCAACATGCGTCAGTCCTCCGCCGACGTGATGGAGACGCTGGCCCGCCCGCGCAAGATGGGCCTGGAAGAGGCGCTGGAGTTCTGCTCGGTCGACGAGTGCGTGGAGGTCGCGCCGGAGGTCGTGCGGGTCCGCAAGGTCACGCTGGACATCAACACCCGCGCCAAGGAGCGTTCGCGCGCCAAGAGCCGCGACAACGGCTGA
- a CDS encoding ABC transporter family substrate-binding protein, with protein MGRKAAPVLALAGALLAACSNTPPPPVVTAAPTSSTPSQPTASQIVVGVDDVVGGYNPHTLADSSTVTSALSQLLLPSVFRQSDDGKRTLDKTLMTSAEVVSQVPFTVKYEIRPEASWSDGAPIATEDFTYLADAMKSQPGVIEPAGYRLISDIESRDGGKGVEVTFSKPYPAWQTLFDNLLPQHLLKDSPGGWQAALATSFPAVAGPFAIKTIDTARGEVTLQRNDRYWDKPAAVDTLILRRSDPSGIATALRSGNDQFSLTRTDANGLQLLNDLGSAVKLTTVPRPMEATVLLRPVSAVLSDKQVRQGVAALLDRGKLITAGAMGGPAAALKADAQVIPPTGAGYAPTIPAGPPAAPDLAKAEGYFKAAGYTKEAGVWRKGTKTLSLVIASPGEEEPYASIAKELSDELIAGGVQVNTIKPEPRDLFSTLLAMPVLNGQQQAGPDANGNVGVDIAVVPQPVGGDPATVLASTFGCAPDQATADPTKPVVPANSAGLCDESRQASIDSALTGSTTLADALKTLEPDLWSANVVIPLFQEAETLAVGKGISGLTPGPSMLGPFGSAVNWTRGAS; from the coding sequence ATGGGACGCAAGGCGGCGCCGGTGCTGGCGCTCGCGGGGGCGCTCCTCGCCGCGTGCTCGAACACACCACCGCCGCCGGTGGTGACCGCGGCGCCGACGTCGAGCACCCCGTCGCAGCCCACGGCGTCGCAGATCGTGGTGGGTGTCGACGACGTGGTGGGCGGCTACAACCCCCACACGCTCGCGGACTCGTCCACGGTCACCTCGGCGCTGTCGCAGCTGCTGCTGCCCTCGGTGTTCCGCCAGTCCGACGACGGCAAGCGCACCCTCGACAAGACGCTGATGACCTCGGCCGAGGTCGTGTCGCAGGTGCCGTTCACGGTGAAGTACGAGATCCGCCCCGAGGCCTCCTGGTCCGACGGCGCGCCGATCGCCACCGAGGACTTCACCTACCTCGCCGACGCCATGAAGTCGCAGCCCGGCGTGATCGAGCCCGCCGGCTACCGGCTCATCAGCGACATCGAGTCGCGCGACGGCGGCAAGGGCGTCGAGGTCACCTTCAGCAAGCCGTATCCGGCCTGGCAGACGTTGTTCGACAACCTGCTCCCGCAGCACCTGCTCAAGGACTCCCCGGGCGGCTGGCAGGCCGCGCTGGCCACGAGCTTCCCGGCCGTGGCGGGACCGTTCGCGATCAAGACCATCGACACCGCCCGCGGCGAGGTGACGCTGCAGCGCAACGACCGCTACTGGGACAAGCCGGCGGCCGTCGACACGCTGATCCTGCGCCGCTCCGACCCGTCGGGCATCGCGACCGCGCTGCGCAGCGGCAACGACCAGTTCTCCCTCACCCGCACCGACGCCAACGGCCTTCAGCTGCTCAACGACCTCGGCTCCGCCGTGAAGCTCACGACGGTGCCGCGGCCCATGGAGGCCACCGTGCTGCTGCGGCCCGTGAGCGCGGTGTTGTCGGACAAGCAGGTGCGCCAGGGCGTCGCGGCCCTGCTCGACCGCGGCAAGCTCATCACGGCGGGCGCCATGGGTGGTCCCGCCGCCGCCCTGAAGGCCGACGCGCAGGTCATCCCGCCCACCGGCGCCGGCTACGCGCCCACCATTCCGGCCGGCCCGCCCGCCGCACCGGACCTGGCGAAGGCCGAGGGCTACTTCAAGGCCGCCGGCTACACCAAGGAAGCCGGCGTGTGGCGCAAGGGGACCAAGACGTTGTCGCTGGTCATCGCGTCGCCGGGCGAAGAGGAGCCCTACGCGTCGATCGCGAAGGAGCTCTCCGACGAGCTCATCGCGGGCGGCGTTCAGGTCAACACCATCAAACCCGAGCCGCGCGACCTGTTCTCGACGCTGCTCGCCATGCCCGTGCTCAACGGCCAGCAGCAGGCCGGCCCCGACGCCAACGGCAACGTCGGCGTCGACATCGCCGTGGTCCCGCAGCCCGTCGGCGGCGACCCGGCCACGGTGCTCGCGTCCACTTTCGGCTGCGCCCCCGACCAGGCCACGGCAGACCCGACGAAGCCCGTCGTGCCCGCCAACTCGGCCGGCCTGTGCGACGAAAGCCGCCAAGCCTCGATCGACTCGGCCCTCACCGGCTCGACGACCCTGGCGGACGCGCTGAAGACGCTGGAGCCCGACCTGTGGTCGGCCAACGTGGTGATCCCGCTGTTCCAGGAGGCCGAGACCCTGGCCGTCGGCAAGGGCATCTCGGGCCTGACGCCGGGGCCGTCGATGCTGGGCCCGTTCGGCTCCGCGGTGAACTGGACGCGCGGCGCAAGCTGA
- a CDS encoding tetratricopeptide repeat protein: MDPTLTRIGEAVRLGHSGDREGARRVFTEIWAEIGGTRGDPLHRCTLAHSMADVQDDVRQELLWDERALAAAWLLTDARMAEAGLALSAAALAPSLHLNLAECHRKLGDLDRAREHLREAEATIGALGDDEYGQLIRQGLQQIADRLR, from the coding sequence ATGGACCCCACGCTCACCCGGATCGGCGAGGCGGTGCGGCTCGGTCACAGCGGCGACCGGGAAGGCGCGCGCCGGGTGTTCACCGAAATCTGGGCCGAAATCGGTGGTACGCGAGGCGATCCGCTGCACCGGTGCACGCTCGCGCACTCGATGGCCGATGTGCAGGACGACGTTCGGCAGGAGCTGCTCTGGGACGAGCGCGCGCTGGCAGCCGCCTGGCTGCTGACCGACGCCCGCATGGCGGAGGCCGGATTGGCGCTGTCGGCGGCCGCGTTGGCTCCGTCGTTGCACCTCAACTTGGCCGAGTGCCACCGCAAGTTGGGCGACCTCGACCGAGCCCGTGAGCACCTGCGTGAAGCGGAGGCGACGATCGGCGCGCTCGGCGACGACGAGTACGGGCAGCTGATCCGGCAGGGCCTTCAGCAGATCGCGGATCGGCTGCGCTGA
- a CDS encoding ABC transporter ATP-binding protein, whose protein sequence is MSEVTATRTPVLSAQNLVKHFPIRGGGLVRRTTGAVQAVSDVSFDIYPHETLALVGESGCGKSTTARIALALQPLTSGKVSFEGRDLGTMGKRELQRLRREMQIVFQDPYASVDPRLPVNEIIAEPLRIHGLYDNGGRQQVRDLMKTVGLRPEHGNRFPHEFSGGQRQRIGIARALALKPKVLVLDEPVSALDVSIQAGVLNLLKDLQAEFGLSYLFVSHDLSVVRHVADRIAVMYLGKIVETAAAEDLFNSPTHPYTQALISAIPVPDPRKERTRQRIVITGDVPSPANPPSGCRFRTRCPKFANEIDDAGRKKCSTEEPLLVDHGQGHPTACHFAESLQLI, encoded by the coding sequence ATGAGCGAGGTTACGGCGACCCGGACGCCTGTCCTCTCCGCGCAGAACCTGGTCAAGCATTTCCCCATCCGCGGCGGCGGCCTCGTCCGCCGCACGACGGGCGCGGTGCAGGCCGTGTCGGACGTGTCGTTCGACATCTACCCGCACGAGACCCTGGCGCTGGTCGGCGAGTCGGGCTGCGGCAAGTCGACCACCGCGCGCATCGCGCTGGCGCTGCAGCCGCTGACGTCGGGCAAGGTCAGCTTCGAGGGCCGCGACCTCGGCACGATGGGCAAGCGCGAGCTGCAGCGGCTGCGGCGCGAGATGCAGATCGTGTTCCAGGACCCGTACGCCTCGGTGGACCCACGGCTGCCGGTGAACGAGATCATCGCCGAACCGCTGCGCATCCACGGCCTCTACGACAACGGCGGCCGCCAGCAGGTCCGCGACCTGATGAAGACCGTGGGCCTGCGCCCGGAGCACGGCAACCGCTTCCCGCACGAGTTCTCCGGCGGCCAGCGCCAGCGCATCGGCATCGCCCGCGCCCTCGCGCTCAAGCCGAAGGTGCTCGTGCTCGACGAGCCGGTGTCAGCGCTCGACGTGTCGATCCAGGCCGGTGTGCTCAACCTGCTGAAGGACCTGCAGGCCGAGTTCGGGCTGTCGTACCTGTTCGTGTCGCACGACCTCTCGGTCGTCCGGCACGTCGCGGACCGCATCGCGGTGATGTACCTCGGCAAGATCGTGGAAACCGCGGCGGCCGAGGACCTCTTCAACAGCCCGACGCACCCGTACACCCAGGCACTGATCTCGGCCATCCCGGTGCCGGACCCGCGCAAGGAACGCACCCGCCAGCGCATCGTCATCACCGGCGACGTGCCCAGCCCCGCGAACCCGCCCTCGGGCTGCCGCTTCCGCACCCGCTGCCCGAAGTTCGCCAACGAGATCGACGACGCGGGCCGCAAGAAGTGCTCGACGGAAGAGCCCCTGCTCGTCGACCACGGCCAGGGCCACCCGACCGCGTGCCACTTCGCGGAGAGCCTGCAGCTGATCTGA